A window of the Brumimicrobium sp. genome harbors these coding sequences:
- a CDS encoding T9SS type A sorting domain-containing protein: protein MKRYLLFTLFGMGAIIANAQDTITVSMGAGGINDVWYNIDSDETNSASATNWDIAFQIGGLADGSVMVNSANGRKLFVYPGDIEDWATVDTTGMNWDELFNNPKDWKTGAFNSIKDINEQFDYGWGDYVPAYHGLIGKSLYILKLSNNDYRKIKIDSLNGYTGLYKFTYANLDGSNEISSQVNKNDYTGYNFIYYSVSGDAVIDNREPKKVNEWDLLFTNYIDLAPNPFTQVLEMAKAGGVLASPGLEIAQVDGVDPENYMDWFGANYSFDMNTIGHDWKNFNMNAMPPAYEYVTDRVYFVKANSGNVWKLVFFNYGGASNGNIIFWKELMSEASLDKNNLPQANAVIYPNPATSQVSVLLNNFGNTDMSLSITNILGEVVYQENTPNTGDLNLKTISTENFKSGTYFIHIRTKDQGITKKLIIQ from the coding sequence ATGAAAAGATATTTACTTTTTACGCTATTCGGAATGGGAGCGATTATAGCAAATGCTCAAGATACAATAACAGTAAGTATGGGAGCTGGTGGAATCAATGATGTTTGGTACAACATAGATTCAGATGAAACAAATTCAGCTTCTGCAACAAACTGGGACATAGCCTTTCAAATTGGTGGATTAGCTGATGGATCTGTTATGGTTAATAGTGCAAATGGACGAAAACTATTTGTATATCCAGGAGATATAGAAGATTGGGCAACGGTTGACACAACGGGAATGAATTGGGATGAATTATTCAACAATCCAAAAGATTGGAAAACGGGAGCTTTCAATTCTATTAAAGATATCAATGAACAATTTGATTATGGTTGGGGAGATTATGTTCCTGCATACCATGGACTCATTGGGAAATCTCTTTATATCTTAAAACTAAGTAATAACGATTATAGAAAGATAAAAATTGATTCTTTAAATGGTTATACTGGATTATATAAATTTACTTATGCCAATTTAGATGGTTCTAACGAGATTTCCTCACAAGTAAACAAGAATGATTATACAGGATATAATTTTATATATTACTCAGTAAGTGGAGACGCTGTTATTGATAACCGTGAGCCTAAAAAAGTAAATGAATGGGATTTACTTTTCACCAATTACATTGATTTAGCACCTAATCCTTTTACACAAGTATTAGAAATGGCTAAAGCTGGAGGAGTTTTAGCAAGTCCAGGATTAGAAATAGCACAAGTCGATGGTGTAGATCCAGAAAACTATATGGATTGGTTTGGTGCAAACTATTCTTTTGATATGAACACAATTGGACATGATTGGAAGAACTTTAATATGAATGCAATGCCTCCTGCGTACGAATATGTAACAGATCGCGTTTATTTTGTAAAAGCAAACTCAGGTAATGTATGGAAACTTGTTTTCTTTAATTATGGTGGCGCATCTAATGGAAACATAATATTTTGGAAAGAATTAATGTCAGAAGCTTCTTTGGACAAAAACAATCTACCACAAGCCAATGCAGTGATATATCCAAATCCAGCTACTTCACAAGTATCTGTACTTCTTAATAATTTTGGAAATACGGATATGTCTTTATCAATTACCAATATTCTTGGAGAAGTTGTTTATCAGGAAAATACTCCAAACACAGGAGATCTTAATCTAAAAACAATTTCTACTGAGAATTTTAAATCAGGTACATATTTTATTCACATACGCACAAAGGATCAAGGAATTACTAAGAAATTAATTATTCAGTAA
- a CDS encoding MBL fold metallo-hydrolase, producing the protein MKIEQIYTGCLAQGAYYITSNGEAAIIDPLRDTQEYQERLQRDGVKLKYIIETHFHADFVSGHIDLSVATGAPILFGPGASTAYKSMATVDGQILPLGNVQLKILHTPGHTLESICILLIDENGKEKALFSGDTLFLGDVGRPDLAQKVGEYTQEDLAGMLYDSLMNKVMPLPNDIIIYPAHGAGSACGKNMMKETMDSLGHQKEMNYALNQPSKEAFVSAVLDGLSAPPAYFSAAVQLNKNGYKNLNTVLEEGLEPFTPEEVTQAVEGINALILDTRKNTEFHKGFIPGSINIGIDGGFAPWAGTLIKDVTQALIIVADTGREEEVVTRLSRVGFDNVIGYLDGGIDAWKNAGKEMDTVHRISPEEFAACVDCQTDTVIDIRNNTEYSNVHVENANCKPLADINNWMNDLQDDKHFFIHCAGGYRSMIAASILQARGIRNFTEIEGGMNAIKGTKIPMGI; encoded by the coding sequence ATGAAGATAGAACAAATATATACAGGATGTTTAGCACAAGGAGCATATTACATAACTAGCAATGGTGAAGCTGCTATCATTGATCCTTTGCGTGATACTCAAGAGTATCAGGAACGTTTACAACGTGATGGGGTCAAATTAAAATATATTATTGAAACACATTTTCATGCTGATTTTGTATCCGGACATATTGATTTATCCGTAGCGACTGGAGCTCCTATTTTATTTGGACCTGGCGCATCAACTGCATACAAGAGTATGGCAACTGTAGATGGACAAATCTTACCTTTGGGGAACGTACAGTTGAAGATATTACATACCCCTGGACATACTTTAGAAAGTATTTGCATACTTCTTATTGATGAGAATGGGAAAGAAAAAGCTTTATTCTCCGGAGACACACTATTCTTAGGTGATGTAGGAAGACCAGATTTAGCTCAAAAGGTTGGAGAATACACGCAAGAGGATTTAGCAGGAATGCTGTATGATTCTTTAATGAATAAAGTGATGCCATTACCAAATGACATCATCATTTATCCAGCACATGGAGCCGGTTCTGCTTGTGGGAAGAACATGATGAAGGAAACAATGGATTCACTTGGTCACCAAAAGGAAATGAATTATGCATTAAATCAACCTTCAAAAGAAGCCTTTGTGAGTGCCGTTTTAGATGGATTAAGTGCGCCTCCCGCTTATTTCAGTGCAGCTGTTCAACTCAATAAGAATGGATATAAAAATTTGAATACTGTATTAGAAGAAGGATTAGAGCCTTTTACCCCAGAAGAAGTAACCCAAGCAGTTGAGGGAATTAATGCCTTGATACTAGACACACGAAAGAATACAGAATTTCACAAAGGATTTATTCCTGGTTCTATCAATATAGGAATAGATGGAGGTTTTGCACCTTGGGCGGGCACTCTAATTAAAGACGTTACTCAAGCTCTTATAATCGTTGCTGATACTGGTCGTGAAGAAGAAGTAGTTACTCGTTTAAGTAGAGTTGGATTTGATAATGTAATTGGTTATTTAGACGGAGGAATAGATGCTTGGAAAAATGCTGGAAAAGAAATGGATACTGTACATCGCATTTCTCCTGAAGAATTTGCCGCATGTGTAGACTGTCAAACTGATACTGTTATAGATATTCGTAATAACACTGAATACAGCAATGTACACGTGGAGAATGCTAATTGTAAACCACTTGCAGATATTAACAATTGGATGAATGATTTACAAGATGATAAGCATTTTTTCATTCACTGTGCAGGTGGCTACCGTAGCATGATTGCAGCTAGCATTCTTCAAGCAAGAGGTATCAGAAATTTCACTGAAATTGAAGGAGGAATGAATGCAATAAAAGGAACAAAAATACCTATGGGTATATAG
- a CDS encoding TPMT family class I SAM-dependent methyltransferase, producing the protein MEEERILDKEFWNKRYEMNHIGWDIGYPSTPIKTYIDQLTNKNIDILIPGAGNAHEAHYLLEQGFKSITILDIAPLVVEKNKELFKNNPEVKVIEGDFWEFEGQFDLIFEQTFFCTLPLSFRPKYFKKIAELLKEKGRLCGVLFNVHFESGPPFGGDIEEYRAMIPLQLFNIDKLEECYNSIKPRSGNEVWLNLQKV; encoded by the coding sequence ATGGAAGAAGAACGTATATTAGACAAAGAATTTTGGAATAAACGCTATGAGATGAATCATATCGGATGGGATATTGGCTATCCATCTACACCGATTAAAACTTACATTGATCAACTCACTAATAAGAATATTGACATACTCATACCAGGTGCTGGAAATGCTCACGAAGCTCATTATCTACTGGAGCAAGGATTTAAGTCTATAACGATATTAGATATTGCCCCTTTAGTTGTAGAAAAAAATAAAGAATTATTTAAAAATAATCCTGAAGTGAAGGTAATTGAGGGAGATTTCTGGGAATTTGAAGGTCAATTTGATCTAATCTTTGAACAAACATTCTTTTGTACACTCCCACTCTCATTTCGCCCTAAATATTTTAAAAAAATAGCTGAATTGCTAAAAGAAAAAGGAAGACTTTGTGGAGTTTTATTTAACGTTCACTTTGAATCGGGTCCTCCTTTTGGTGGAGACATCGAAGAATATCGTGCTATGATTCCACTTCAATTGTTCAATATAGACAAATTGGAAGAATGTTATAATTCAATTAAACCAAGAAGTGGAAATGAGGTGTGGTTAAATTTACAAAAAGTGTAG